In Natronomonas halophila, one DNA window encodes the following:
- a CDS encoding BGTF surface domain-containing protein codes for MSIDFSSDSNFDNGFKSDISSSDVSLSTSGGSASSSSVSSVERSNGGDSLFVSLNNSFDPADGETVTLTIQSSGWQNPSDSSNTYDGVIQFNPQSGGAQDTGTLTLTRGETEAANEANADASWDSGTTRWQGQELVFDASSTTGQDLSNFQIREWDDTASTFSAAVGDLETEFSVDSSTRTRVISTDNFEGNYVITAANSANSSQREAVITDNTGAVIDTAHNTSASPEVEFALQDMSAEFADDTVELGDSIDLEVDSNRNNYNLNISSDNLTQDQLEDVFSSESPTPVGDDTIEITGIDSEVALNATFLEEYDIEEGDEFTLDLEATDTTATANATVSVGQAADATVEFEETQINEHRGDIVTISATSEELDRYNLTFGGEDVNYNASFEVQPNDDDEVVLNINTYWLGRTTNESKLYSVDEGSVANFSQSRADLNYVLGDALYDVIAEQHSGDADTPEEYNVAVVNLQQREDTSVTVHTAPYASFNQLTEVEDINEAANEGSLTEDDTIAVKDPDRDSSLNFNGDTVVHEIEVSGFEGSYDTISDLAAHQNAGNVSLFIEQEDAGINADPINLTLPGAATGDATSMATSNTRVVSDLENDTLYVIVDSDEFVDEQNAEINDEFTANFTVTEAYEKKFVRSGAEAESANGSYTLVDREASFDTRGGEVRVSPTEEAEITGETTVAPGTELTVRARATGESPFLETADATVDAEGNFVATFDFSGVNSGQNFTASIRRQSFEDDAETPGVVGEVSGASFQVSDLSLSSTSVEAGEDVDVSANVTNNGDVAGNQTVSILVDDTEVDSQEVSLDVNESTTVESTISTSDLSGDVTVEVASADDSASTTLTVETEATPTATPSEGTATPEPGTATETTSQDQPGFGAGLALIALLGAALLAARRNAF; via the coding sequence ATGAGTATCGACTTCAGTAGCGACAGTAACTTTGACAACGGGTTTAAGTCGGACATTAGCAGCTCCGACGTTAGCCTCTCCACCTCCGGTGGAAGCGCGAGTTCGAGTTCTGTCAGTTCCGTTGAACGGAGCAACGGTGGTGACAGCCTCTTTGTCAGCCTCAATAATTCCTTCGACCCGGCTGATGGAGAAACTGTAACCCTCACGATCCAGAGCTCCGGTTGGCAGAACCCGAGTGATTCCAGCAACACCTACGATGGTGTCATCCAGTTCAATCCGCAATCCGGCGGTGCGCAGGATACTGGCACGCTAACGCTCACGCGTGGTGAAACCGAAGCCGCGAACGAAGCTAACGCCGATGCGTCCTGGGACTCCGGTACGACCCGCTGGCAGGGTCAGGAGCTCGTCTTTGATGCTAGCTCCACCACGGGTCAGGATCTCTCGAATTTCCAGATTCGAGAATGGGACGACACTGCGTCGACCTTTAGTGCTGCCGTTGGCGACCTTGAGACGGAATTTAGCGTCGATAGTAGCACCCGCACTCGTGTGATCTCGACGGACAACTTCGAGGGCAACTACGTCATTACCGCTGCGAACTCGGCTAACAGTTCACAGCGCGAAGCTGTAATAACTGATAACACCGGTGCTGTGATCGACACGGCTCACAACACCAGTGCCAGCCCCGAAGTCGAATTCGCACTTCAGGACATGAGCGCCGAATTCGCCGACGACACGGTCGAACTCGGCGATTCCATCGATCTTGAAGTTGACTCCAACCGTAACAACTACAACCTCAACATCTCGTCGGACAACCTCACGCAGGATCAGCTTGAGGACGTCTTCAGTTCGGAAAGCCCCACGCCGGTGGGTGACGACACAATCGAGATTACCGGTATCGATAGCGAGGTTGCGCTCAACGCCACATTCCTCGAAGAATACGACATCGAGGAAGGCGACGAGTTCACACTTGATCTCGAAGCGACTGACACGACCGCGACCGCTAACGCTACGGTCTCCGTCGGCCAAGCGGCCGACGCAACTGTCGAATTCGAGGAGACGCAGATCAACGAACACCGCGGTGACATCGTCACCATCTCCGCGACGTCCGAAGAACTCGATCGGTACAATCTCACGTTCGGCGGCGAGGACGTGAACTACAACGCGAGCTTCGAAGTCCAGCCGAACGATGATGATGAGGTCGTACTCAACATCAACACGTACTGGCTCGGTCGGACCACCAACGAGAGCAAGCTCTACAGCGTTGATGAAGGCAGCGTTGCGAACTTCAGCCAGAGTAGAGCTGACCTCAATTACGTCCTGGGCGACGCGCTCTACGACGTAATCGCAGAGCAGCACAGCGGTGACGCTGACACCCCCGAAGAATACAACGTTGCTGTTGTCAACCTCCAGCAGCGTGAGGACACCAGCGTTACTGTCCACACCGCTCCCTACGCTTCGTTCAACCAGCTCACTGAAGTTGAGGATATCAACGAAGCTGCTAACGAAGGGAGTCTCACCGAGGACGACACCATTGCGGTCAAGGATCCCGACCGTGACTCCAGTCTGAACTTCAACGGTGACACCGTTGTCCACGAGATTGAAGTCTCCGGGTTCGAAGGGTCCTACGATACCATCAGTGACCTGGCAGCCCATCAGAATGCTGGGAACGTCAGCCTCTTCATCGAACAGGAAGATGCTGGCATCAACGCGGACCCCATCAATCTGACTCTCCCCGGTGCCGCCACTGGTGATGCGACTTCGATGGCCACGTCCAACACGCGTGTCGTTAGCGATCTCGAAAACGACACGCTGTACGTCATCGTCGACTCCGACGAATTCGTCGACGAGCAGAACGCGGAAATCAACGACGAGTTCACGGCCAACTTCACGGTCACCGAGGCGTACGAAAAGAAATTCGTCCGTAGCGGTGCCGAGGCAGAATCTGCCAACGGCAGCTACACTCTCGTTGACCGCGAGGCCTCGTTCGATACACGTGGTGGCGAGGTCCGCGTTTCGCCGACTGAGGAAGCCGAAATCACCGGCGAAACGACCGTCGCACCCGGTACGGAACTGACCGTCCGCGCCCGTGCAACCGGCGAAAGCCCGTTCCTCGAGACCGCAGACGCAACCGTTGACGCCGAGGGCAACTTCGTTGCCACGTTCGACTTCTCGGGCGTCAACTCGGGTCAGAACTTCACCGCCAGTATCCGTCGTCAGTCCTTCGAGGATGACGCCGAGACGCCTGGTGTCGTTGGTGAAGTCTCTGGCGCGTCCTTCCAGGTCTCCGACCTCTCGCTAAGCTCGACATCCGTCGAGGCCGGCGAGGACGTTGACGTGTCCGCAAATGTCACCAACAATGGTGACGTCGCAGGCAACCAGACTGTCTCGATCCTTGTCGACGACACGGAAGTCGACAGTCAGGAAGTCAGTCTGGACGTCAACGAGTCGACGACCGTCGAGTCGACTATCAGCACGTCCGACCTCTCCGGTGACGTCACCGTCGAGGTCGCCTCCGCTGACGACAGCGCCAGCACGACGCTGACTGTCGAGACCGAGGCGACGCCGACGGCGACGCCGTCCGAGGGTACTGCGACGCCTGAGCCCGGAACCGCCACTGAGACCACGTCCCAGGACCAGCCCGGCTTCGGTGCCGGCCTCGCCCTGATCGCGCTGCTCGGTGCCGCGCTCCTGGCTGCCCGTCGCAACGCGTTCTAA
- a CDS encoding TIGR04206 family protein produces the protein MVCLLGLLPWTVIVAGRETSFVFAFGLVNTNPFHLTDLYSYLFVYTAGLPRRLQAWPAGVLLYAGALASALTGLVDREDPRLTGGLLFFTGISHAQVAVGLYRAYGFGSGVVVLPVGAVATWIVIWWVYWPAMKKRGLGSLE, from the coding sequence GTGGTCTGTCTGCTCGGATTGCTGCCGTGGACAGTTATCGTCGCTGGCCGCGAGACCTCGTTCGTTTTCGCGTTCGGCCTGGTTAACACCAACCCGTTCCATCTCACGGACCTTTATTCGTATCTCTTCGTCTATACTGCCGGCCTTCCCCGACGTCTTCAGGCGTGGCCGGCCGGCGTTCTTCTCTACGCGGGCGCGCTTGCGTCAGCCCTGACGGGTCTGGTGGATCGTGAGGACCCACGGCTTACCGGCGGTCTGCTCTTCTTCACCGGTATCTCCCACGCACAGGTGGCCGTCGGTCTGTATCGCGCCTATGGGTTCGGCTCCGGTGTCGTCGTACTCCCGGTGGGCGCCGTGGCGACATGGATAGTCATCTGGTGGGTCTACTGGCCAGCGATGAAGAAACGTGGACTCGGGTCGCTGGAGTAG
- a CDS encoding OBG GTPase family GTP-binding protein yields MGLEEEIEELEEEIANTPYNKSTEQHIGRLKAKLSEKKEELERRQSSGGGSGGYAVEKHGDATVALVGFPSVGKSTLLNALTNAESEVGSYEFTTLDVNPGMLDYQGANIQLLDVPGLIEGAAENRGGGQAVLSVVRTADLVLFVLSAFEIDQYERLSEELYKNKVRLDQEPVQVNIRKKHKGGINLTTSDQVSLDDETIMSVLREYEFINADVTIREDLTIDQLVDALQDNREYLPSMVAVNKVDLIEPSYVDTVKENLREHDIDPEEAVFISAEKEKGLDSLKESIWERLGLIRIYMDKPGRGVDKDEPLILTEEDNTVDDAIDKLGGSFDERFRFARVTGPSAKHDEQQVGRDHELQDEDILRIVARK; encoded by the coding sequence ATGGGGCTCGAAGAGGAGATCGAGGAGCTCGAAGAGGAAATCGCCAATACGCCCTACAACAAGTCGACCGAACAGCACATCGGCCGTCTGAAGGCCAAACTCTCCGAGAAGAAGGAGGAACTGGAACGGCGACAGTCCTCCGGTGGCGGCAGCGGCGGCTACGCCGTCGAAAAACACGGCGACGCCACCGTCGCGCTGGTCGGCTTTCCCTCCGTCGGCAAATCGACGCTCCTCAACGCCCTCACGAACGCCGAAAGCGAGGTCGGCTCCTACGAGTTCACGACGCTGGACGTCAACCCCGGCATGCTCGATTATCAGGGCGCGAACATCCAACTCCTCGACGTGCCCGGCCTCATCGAGGGTGCCGCCGAGAACCGTGGTGGCGGGCAAGCCGTCCTCTCGGTCGTCCGGACCGCCGACCTCGTGTTGTTCGTCCTTTCGGCGTTCGAAATCGACCAGTACGAACGCCTCTCGGAGGAACTCTACAAGAACAAGGTCCGCCTCGACCAAGAGCCCGTGCAGGTCAACATCCGCAAAAAGCACAAGGGCGGCATCAACCTCACCACCTCCGACCAGGTGAGCCTTGACGACGAGACCATCATGAGCGTCCTCCGCGAGTACGAGTTCATCAATGCCGACGTCACCATCCGCGAGGACCTCACCATCGACCAGTTGGTCGACGCCCTGCAGGACAACCGCGAGTACCTCCCCTCGATGGTCGCGGTCAACAAGGTCGACCTCATCGAGCCCAGTTACGTCGACACGGTCAAGGAAAACCTCCGGGAGCACGATATCGACCCCGAGGAGGCCGTCTTCATCAGCGCCGAGAAGGAGAAAGGTCTCGACTCGCTGAAGGAAAGCATCTGGGAGCGGCTCGGGCTCATCCGCATCTACATGGACAAGCCCGGCCGCGGCGTCGACAAGGACGAACCGCTCATCCTCACCGAGGAGGACAACACCGTCGACGACGCCATCGACAAACTCGGCGGGAGCTTCGACGAACGGTTCCGCTTTGCCCGGGTGACCGGCCCGAGCGCCAAACACGACGAACAGCAGGTCGGCCGCGACCACGAACTGCAGGACGAGGACATCCTGCGTATCGTCGCCCGGAAATAA
- a CDS encoding RNA-guided endonuclease InsQ/TnpB family protein yields the protein MQYNYKYRLNPTENLAETLLYHVDTCRQLYNHVLYLINESEDTPARYEVQGRLPELKKWWDDLGDIHSKVLQMVVKRVYDNLSTLKAQKESGRAVGMLKWKRPRDYRSLTYNQSGFKLKNTSGRPVLWLSKIGEIPIHLHRDIPENSTIKQVTVKREPTGEWFATFGIEVDEDIPAKPETPETVVGIDVGILKYAHDTDGFAIEPPDFNEERDRLERAKRNLSRKEHNSKNWEKQRKIVARRHAALKRKRRDFLHKLSNYYATKYDLVAVEDLEAKRLVEQPGNSRNRAGAAWGMFLRMLEYKCEREGTHLVAVDPKNTTKECASCGVKTAKPLWVRKHSCPSCGFKADRDANAAWNILSRGLEELGVVHSESTPVETAFPVDTHVSAKRVIETGSPILQERTAHAEGE from the coding sequence ATGCAGTATAACTACAAGTATCGACTCAACCCAACAGAAAACTTGGCAGAGACGCTTCTATACCATGTCGATACTTGTAGGCAACTGTACAATCACGTTCTCTACCTGATCAATGAATCCGAAGACACTCCCGCACGCTACGAGGTACAGGGACGACTCCCAGAGCTCAAGAAGTGGTGGGACGACCTTGGAGATATCCATTCAAAAGTGTTGCAGATGGTCGTCAAGCGCGTCTACGACAACCTCTCTACACTAAAAGCCCAGAAAGAGAGTGGACGTGCCGTGGGGATGCTTAAGTGGAAACGCCCTCGGGACTATCGATCGCTCACCTACAACCAGTCCGGCTTCAAACTCAAGAATACGAGTGGGCGGCCTGTGTTGTGGTTGAGCAAAATTGGGGAGATCCCGATTCATCTCCACCGCGACATTCCCGAAAACTCGACCATCAAACAAGTCACGGTCAAACGGGAACCCACAGGGGAATGGTTCGCTACATTCGGTATCGAGGTGGACGAAGACATCCCCGCGAAACCGGAGACTCCCGAGACGGTCGTCGGTATCGATGTAGGGATTCTCAAGTACGCCCACGACACTGATGGATTCGCCATCGAACCCCCCGATTTCAATGAAGAACGTGACCGGCTCGAACGCGCCAAACGCAACCTCTCACGGAAAGAACACAATTCCAAAAATTGGGAGAAACAGCGGAAGATCGTGGCTCGACGGCACGCTGCCTTGAAGCGGAAGCGCCGAGACTTCCTGCATAAACTCTCGAACTACTACGCCACGAAGTACGACTTGGTGGCTGTCGAAGACTTGGAAGCAAAAAGATTGGTCGAACAGCCCGGTAACTCCCGGAACCGAGCAGGCGCAGCGTGGGGAATGTTTCTTCGAATGCTGGAATACAAATGCGAGCGTGAGGGAACACACCTCGTAGCGGTTGACCCGAAGAACACGACGAAGGAATGTGCGTCCTGTGGTGTCAAGACGGCTAAGCCGCTGTGGGTTCGTAAACACTCGTGTCCCTCGTGCGGTTTCAAGGCGGACAGGGACGCGAACGCGGCGTGGAATATTCTTTCCCGCGGCCTCGAAGAACTAGGTGTGGTTCACTCCGAATCTACGCCTGTGGAGACTGCGTTCCCTGTGGATACGCACGTATCTGCAAAGCGCGTCATTGAAACAGGAAGCCCCATCCTCCAAGAGCGAACGGCGCACGCTGAGGGTGAGTAA
- a CDS encoding VOC family protein: MDGIVFFRTERLEEVVEFYTEAVGAEVWLEQSDCTILAAGDFRFGFCDREEAETDGILTFVVDSRERVDLLYDQLHTVADDEPRYNETYEIYQFFAADPEGRTVEVQVFEHETGD; this comes from the coding sequence ATGGACGGCATCGTCTTCTTCCGGACCGAGCGCCTCGAGGAGGTAGTCGAGTTCTACACCGAGGCTGTCGGTGCCGAGGTATGGCTCGAACAGTCCGATTGTACCATCCTCGCCGCCGGGGACTTCCGGTTCGGCTTCTGTGACCGGGAGGAAGCCGAGACGGACGGTATCCTGACGTTCGTCGTCGACTCCCGCGAGCGGGTGGACCTGCTCTACGACCAGTTACATACCGTCGCGGACGACGAACCACGATACAACGAGACCTACGAGATTTACCAGTTCTTCGCGGCGGACCCTGAGGGACGGACGGTCGAGGTGCAGGTGTTCGAACACGAAACCGGAGACTGA
- a CDS encoding DUF7523 family protein gives MTVAADTREAVRERPFLETALRAGVVNYTAAARFLDVGEQEAVAAALRRYAEELADYEEPNRRASVSMKSGVGAVDEEGESTSSALLQIGEIAFTADGGDYTAVVAEGDVDANALADVLGRLRTADVEVEAAGASGGTLTVVVGRRAGANAVRAVEDAL, from the coding sequence ATGACCGTCGCTGCCGACACTCGCGAGGCCGTCCGGGAACGGCCGTTCCTCGAAACCGCCCTCCGGGCCGGCGTCGTCAACTACACCGCCGCCGCTCGCTTTCTCGACGTCGGCGAGCAGGAAGCCGTCGCCGCCGCGCTCCGACGCTACGCCGAGGAACTGGCGGACTACGAGGAACCGAACCGCCGCGCCAGCGTTTCGATGAAATCCGGCGTCGGTGCCGTCGACGAGGAAGGCGAGTCCACATCCAGTGCACTGCTACAAATCGGCGAAATCGCCTTCACCGCTGACGGCGGGGACTACACCGCAGTCGTCGCCGAGGGCGACGTCGATGCGAACGCGCTCGCGGACGTGTTGGGTCGGCTTCGAACCGCCGACGTCGAGGTCGAAGCCGCCGGCGCTTCCGGGGGAACGCTGACGGTCGTCGTCGGCCGTCGTGCGGGCGCCAACGCCGTCCGAGCGGTCGAGGACGCCCTGTAA
- the cysS gene encoding cysteine--tRNA ligase, whose amino-acid sequence MTLRVLNTLSGEREEFEPADPDDVLLYYCGLTVSDYPHLGHARTWTHVDVIHRWLEHLGYGVRHVENITDVNEKIVARIGERVDDDTLGDSENDVARHFIDQLLTDMRSLNLKRAEVYPRVSEHVPEIIDLIETLIEKGYAYESEGSVYFDVTEFPDYGKLSNQELDEVEAQGPDEERAEKRHPSDFALWKAGGVSEEAVHEHRDDEGEYEADTPEGTTWDSPWGEGRPGWHIECSAMSMTHLDDTIDIHMGGRDLVFPHHENEIAQSEAATGQEFARYWLHADLFEMGEEKMSSSLGNFIPVGEAVDRFGTNPLRMFFLSASYNSTQTYSEEAIEEALERWDRLENAYDRAAEAVDSPDAHTKVESELREVVPQVRAEFTEAMNDDFNTREAIAALFNLAAAVHTHLDETDDHDYRGLRAAVEAFEAFGEDVLGFDFSGTAEGEATLAEELVGLVLDVREAEREAGNYERADDLRDDLEALGVEVQDTDDGPTYRL is encoded by the coding sequence ATGACGCTCCGCGTGCTGAACACCCTCTCGGGCGAGCGTGAAGAGTTCGAGCCGGCCGACCCCGACGATGTCTTACTGTACTACTGTGGGTTGACCGTCTCCGATTACCCACATCTCGGGCACGCGCGCACGTGGACACACGTCGATGTAATTCACCGCTGGCTGGAGCACCTCGGCTACGGCGTCCGCCACGTCGAGAACATCACCGACGTCAACGAAAAAATCGTCGCCCGCATCGGCGAGCGAGTCGACGACGATACCCTCGGCGACAGCGAGAACGACGTCGCCCGCCACTTCATCGACCAACTGCTGACCGACATGCGGTCGCTCAACCTCAAGCGTGCGGAGGTCTATCCCCGCGTCTCCGAGCACGTCCCCGAAATCATCGACCTCATCGAGACGCTCATCGAGAAGGGCTACGCCTACGAGTCGGAGGGGTCAGTCTACTTCGACGTGACCGAGTTCCCCGACTACGGCAAACTCTCGAATCAGGAACTCGACGAGGTCGAAGCCCAAGGGCCGGACGAGGAACGCGCCGAAAAGCGCCACCCTTCCGACTTCGCCCTCTGGAAGGCCGGCGGCGTCTCCGAGGAGGCAGTCCACGAACACCGCGACGACGAGGGCGAGTACGAGGCCGATACCCCCGAAGGGACGACGTGGGATTCCCCGTGGGGCGAGGGGCGGCCGGGCTGGCACATCGAGTGTTCGGCGATGTCGATGACCCACCTCGACGACACCATCGACATCCACATGGGTGGCCGCGACTTGGTTTTCCCGCACCACGAGAACGAAATCGCCCAGAGCGAGGCCGCGACCGGCCAGGAGTTCGCCCGCTACTGGCTTCACGCGGACCTCTTCGAGATGGGCGAGGAGAAGATGTCCTCCAGTCTCGGGAACTTCATCCCCGTCGGCGAGGCCGTCGACCGCTTCGGGACGAACCCGCTGCGGATGTTCTTCCTGTCGGCTTCGTATAACTCCACCCAGACCTACAGCGAGGAGGCCATCGAGGAGGCCCTGGAACGCTGGGACCGCCTCGAAAACGCCTACGACCGCGCCGCCGAGGCCGTCGATTCCCCCGACGCCCACACGAAGGTCGAATCCGAACTCCGGGAGGTCGTTCCGCAAGTCCGCGCGGAGTTCACCGAAGCGATGAACGACGACTTCAACACCCGCGAGGCCATCGCCGCGCTCTTCAACCTCGCGGCGGCGGTCCACACCCACCTCGACGAGACCGACGACCACGACTACCGCGGCCTGCGAGCGGCCGTCGAGGCCTTCGAGGCGTTCGGCGAGGACGTTCTCGGCTTCGACTTCTCGGGGACCGCCGAAGGCGAAGCCACCCTCGCCGAGGAACTGGTCGGACTCGTCCTCGACGTCCGCGAGGCCGAACGCGAGGCGGGCAACTACGAGCGGGCCGACGACCTCCGTGACGACCTCGAAGCCCTCGGCGTCGAGGTACAGGACACCGACGACGGGCCGACCTATCGACTGTAG
- a CDS encoding PadR family transcriptional regulator has protein sequence MSSQGGSDATLQSLIGELNGINQSDSSSDPAVRTETVVQDASTDLFDDGTPTIDDGLVKESLPELLMLLVGLREGDTHGKGVMEDLNRFFGAQLSPGTVYPLLHDLEEEGFLEMRELVQTKEYAIDDADAVRDELREAMTQHLALGMVFHRALDEFDADDE, from the coding sequence ATGAGCTCACAGGGCGGTTCCGACGCGACGTTACAGAGCCTGATAGGCGAACTGAACGGCATCAACCAGTCGGATTCCTCGTCGGACCCGGCGGTTCGGACCGAAACCGTCGTTCAGGATGCGTCCACTGACCTCTTCGATGACGGAACGCCGACCATCGACGACGGACTGGTAAAGGAATCCCTACCGGAACTGCTCATGCTGCTTGTCGGCCTCCGCGAGGGCGACACCCACGGCAAGGGCGTCATGGAGGACCTCAACCGCTTCTTCGGTGCACAACTGAGTCCGGGGACGGTCTACCCGCTGCTTCACGACCTCGAAGAGGAAGGCTTCCTCGAGATGCGCGAACTGGTCCAGACCAAGGAGTACGCCATCGACGACGCCGACGCCGTTCGCGACGAACTCCGCGAGGCGATGACCCAGCATCTCGCCCTCGGTATGGTGTTCCACCGAGCCCTCGACGAGTTCGACGCCGACGACGAATAA
- a CDS encoding metallophosphoesterase family protein: MLRGAGAGLLPLAIGGGAAAPVGDAVDAAARTAPSVFGEVGRRIDTLRYPLVGVPAVQEPNETLRVELDADVESVSATLVPSFGTAKPETDLRLESLSDGRKPSNIWVRTGEEYTVAEFEIPSLDRRFTEGMYDLRVTVDGEVDGQPLAVSIHESFPDEPDVAIMGDPHVGDPRPFQDGGRESVEERGPEPFLFRYRETFGTGTEEDRWGAFQRANAEVNASDPDIVLVIGDLAFGSPGYYQEYEDAYRVLNQIDAPTFVTLGNHDGYISPGAGIDGKKLWRRYFAPWHYSVDIRPDFHLLSMDSYDWPALDRIAPSAVPSTWGGQVRNEQFAWVAEDLRSWRAENDGTILTLSHHNPSWRQTEGGEVTRTTDGIPAAEQVGRGAEGSGGGWLGKNREAIRTLLRDVGVSLHVSGHAHRDRIARNDGADNIAATTGTGLEYVDPDGNPVEGDAEAVLAEGDGTLFVEATTAASGTTQYWGWRTVPLARDGSRVDPRTFGYPATDGFLSGRALEPGLWSATNADLGLYSMPSYRFDASFVERSAERTVVRLENDLAREFEGAVTVPLGACPGVRVDGGEKRWQRIDGDRQDVRVAFSVPAGETHDIIVACASATVAGKQH, translated from the coding sequence GTGCTTCGTGGAGCCGGTGCCGGACTACTTCCCCTCGCGATAGGTGGGGGTGCCGCCGCCCCCGTCGGCGACGCGGTCGACGCCGCCGCCCGAACCGCCCCCAGCGTCTTCGGCGAAGTCGGCCGGCGAATCGACACGCTCCGCTATCCGCTGGTCGGCGTCCCCGCGGTTCAGGAACCGAACGAGACACTGCGGGTCGAACTCGATGCCGACGTCGAGTCGGTATCGGCGACACTTGTTCCTTCCTTCGGTACCGCGAAACCGGAGACGGACCTACGGTTGGAATCCCTGTCCGACGGCCGAAAACCGAGCAATATCTGGGTTCGAACCGGCGAGGAATACACCGTCGCCGAGTTCGAGATTCCGAGTCTCGACCGGCGGTTCACCGAGGGGATGTACGACCTCCGCGTGACCGTCGACGGCGAAGTCGACGGCCAACCACTGGCGGTGAGCATCCACGAATCGTTCCCCGACGAACCGGATGTCGCCATTATGGGCGACCCCCATGTGGGCGACCCGCGGCCGTTTCAGGATGGCGGACGGGAATCGGTTGAGGAGCGGGGTCCCGAACCGTTCCTGTTTCGCTATCGGGAGACGTTCGGGACCGGCACCGAGGAGGACCGCTGGGGCGCCTTCCAGCGGGCCAACGCCGAAGTGAACGCCTCCGACCCCGATATCGTGCTCGTCATCGGCGACCTCGCTTTCGGGTCGCCGGGCTACTATCAGGAATACGAGGATGCCTACCGGGTTCTGAACCAGATTGACGCCCCCACGTTCGTGACGCTGGGCAACCACGACGGCTACATCTCGCCGGGCGCGGGCATCGACGGCAAGAAACTCTGGCGGCGCTACTTCGCGCCGTGGCACTACAGCGTCGATATTCGGCCCGATTTCCATCTCCTCTCGATGGATTCCTACGACTGGCCGGCGCTGGACCGCATCGCGCCGTCGGCAGTGCCCTCGACGTGGGGCGGACAGGTCCGCAACGAGCAGTTCGCGTGGGTCGCCGAGGACCTCCGCTCGTGGCGGGCCGAAAACGACGGCACCATCCTGACGCTCTCGCATCACAACCCCTCGTGGCGACAGACCGAGGGCGGGGAGGTGACCCGGACGACCGATGGAATCCCGGCCGCAGAGCAGGTCGGCCGCGGCGCCGAAGGGTCCGGTGGCGGCTGGCTCGGCAAGAACCGCGAGGCGATACGAACGCTCCTCCGGGATGTGGGCGTCTCGCTGCACGTCTCCGGCCACGCCCACCGGGACCGCATCGCCCGCAACGACGGGGCGGACAACATCGCTGCGACGACAGGGACCGGCCTCGAATACGTCGACCCCGACGGCAACCCGGTTGAGGGCGACGCCGAAGCCGTCCTCGCGGAGGGCGACGGGACGCTGTTCGTCGAGGCGACGACCGCAGCCTCAGGAACGACCCAGTACTGGGGCTGGCGGACCGTCCCGCTCGCACGGGACGGGAGCCGCGTCGACCCGCGAACGTTCGGCTATCCGGCGACAGACGGGTTCCTGAGCGGGCGGGCGCTTGAACCGGGTCTCTGGAGTGCGACGAACGCCGACCTCGGACTCTACTCGATGCCGTCCTATCGTTTCGATGCGTCGTTCGTCGAGCGGTCCGCCGAGCGGACGGTCGTTCGGCTCGAAAACGACCTCGCGCGCGAGTTCGAAGGCGCGGTGACGGTCCCGCTCGGCGCCTGTCCCGGCGTGCGCGTCGATGGGGGCGAAAAGCGCTGGCAGCGCATCGATGGCGACCGGCAGGACGTTCGTGTAGCCTTCTCGGTTCCCGCCGGCGAGACCCACGATATAATAGTCGCGTGTGCTTCGGCCACCGTTGCCGGTAAGCAGCACTAA
- a CDS encoding DUF6517 family protein — MKRRALLAGIPMALFAGCTSLVVDGEAEFEAQTATVSESARSETDYEEVEVTENTVERELPAGRTVRVVNSLAEYSRTVNTGLGVSGELARFTAVATPEVDIAGQAMNPVADMDNDELAERVQQQYDNVRNIESVGDRTTTVGDTETTVSKYDAEAQTNGQNVDINIHICRIQNEGDFVICAAVHPRDIDEESRVDTLLAGIQHPTNSSSE; from the coding sequence ATGAAACGTCGCGCGCTACTGGCAGGTATTCCGATGGCGCTGTTCGCTGGCTGTACGAGCCTCGTGGTCGACGGGGAAGCCGAGTTCGAGGCCCAGACGGCGACCGTCTCCGAATCGGCCCGCTCCGAGACCGACTACGAGGAGGTCGAAGTCACGGAGAACACCGTCGAGCGGGAACTACCGGCTGGTCGAACGGTTCGCGTCGTCAACTCCCTCGCGGAATACTCCCGGACGGTCAATACCGGCCTGGGTGTCAGCGGCGAACTCGCCCGCTTTACGGCAGTCGCCACCCCGGAAGTCGATATCGCCGGGCAGGCGATGAACCCCGTCGCTGACATGGATAACGACGAACTCGCCGAACGGGTCCAACAGCAGTACGACAACGTTCGGAACATCGAAAGCGTCGGCGACCGAACCACGACGGTCGGCGATACCGAAACCACCGTCTCGAAATACGACGCGGAGGCCCAGACGAACGGCCAGAACGTCGATATCAACATCCATATCTGCCGTATCCAAAACGAGGGCGACTTCGTCATCTGTGCCGCGGTCCACCCGCGCGATATCGACGAGGAATCCCGCGTCGACACGCTTCTCGCGGGTATCCAGCATCCGACGAATTCCTCATCCGAGTAA